The nucleotide sequence GTTGCGGGCGAGCTCGCTGAGGAGCCTGTCATTCAAGCCATCCGCGCCGATGCCAGCGATATCGAAGGCGATGCCCTTCTGGCGCAGGACCTTCACCTGCTCCGCGAGGCGCTCCGGCTTGGCATCGCCGAGATTCGCAGCGCCATCGGTGAAGAGCACGATGCGGTTCTGCGCCCCGGCGAGCTGGTGGCGGGTGGCGAGTTGCGCACCGAGTTTCATCGCTTCTTCCAGATTCGTACCGCCCTCGCTGGCGGTCTGGTTGACGAGCTTGCCAAGCTCCGCCGCCTGATCCCCCGCCATGCCATCCGCAAGCAGACGGGGTGTGCGGGAAAAACCGATGACGGTGACCAGGTCCGCTTTTGTCAGGAGGCTTCCGAGCTGGGCGAGCGCCTGTTCCATCGCGGCACGGCGGTCGTCCCTCACCATGGAACCGGATTGATCGACGAGCAAGGTCAGGCGCAGGGGCTGCGCGGCACTGCGACCGGTGGAACCCGTGCGGACCGCGACGCGGACGAGATTTCTCCCCGGAATGAAGGGATGGGCGGCCTGCTCGATGACGGCGGAGACAGGTTCGTTCGCTGATGGAGCAGGGTCGCCGTAATCCACGGCATTGTAGAACTGCTCCGGCTTGATGCCTGCGGGATCGGGGCGTTCTCCTTTCGCAAGAGCAGCCTTGGCGAGTTGGAACGAGGCGTCGTTTATGTTTAGTGAAAAGGTGGAGTAGGGATTCTCCGCAGCCGGGGTTTCCTCAATGGGAGGACCGCTTGAAGAGTCCGCCTCGGAAGGCGCGGCCGGCTCCGCGGGACGGAGATCCCCGGCATCCTCAGCAAGCTCGCCAGCGATTACGGAATTCCGTCCTATCTCCGACAGCGGATAATTTGTCTCCTGCGTATGCCCGGCGGTTGTCTCAACCGTGCCATACATTCTCTTCAGCGCCTCAAGATCGCCTTGGGACACTCCTCCGATGGGTGGCGAAGTGTCATCGTCATATGTCACATCATTATGGCTTCCTCCCACATTATAAAGATCGCTACCAAGGCCATCCACATTCTTTTGGCGTTCTGCGGTCAGACCTATTTCGCGGGCAGTCGTTTGGGCAGCTTCGAAATCGCGGATCACCTCCTTCTGCACCAGATCGCTTGATTTTTTGGCAGGTTCGGGGGAAGCGGGATTTATGGGTTGCCTGGAGGAGAGAACGGCGGGAACTGAAGCCGCCCCGGACTTTGTTCCACTCCTTGTTTCAGCCGATTGCGCAGGAGCGAACGAATCCACCACCCCAGGCGAGACCGAGTCGTCCGCGAGGGATTCCATCTGTGATCCCGCGCCTGACCGTCCGGCAGGAGGAACATGAGCCAGGTCTGTTCCCGCCGAATCTGTGAACGCGTCCACAGGTGGCGATTCCCTCTCCTTGGAACCGGCGATTTGCGGGAGCGCAAGGCTGTCTGGCACCGCAGGCGTGGCAGGGTCCTGCGGTCCAGATCGCTTGGCGCGCTGTTCGTATCTGGCGGTTGTATTAAGATTCAGAGTCATCCCGGTCCCAGGTGAGACAGCCGGCTGGGATCCGGTATCCGGCTTTTCCGATTTCGCAAGAAGTTCGGATTCTCCATGAATGGTGATCGCGTCGTGCGACATCTTCAAGGTGGCCTCGGCGACGGTTTTCCTGAGTTTCATGGATTCCAACAGCCGCTGGCTCGACTCCAGCTCACGCTTGGCATCGACATAATCGTGACCGGAAAGTCCACGGTTGATGGCTTCCTCCCCAACCGTGTTTTTCGTCATTTCAGCGTTCTTCAAGGTGTTGGCCGCGATGTCCAGCTTGGTCTCCAGGCTTTCCTTGATTTTGGCGACCCCTTCGTCCATCCGCGTCTTCATGGCATGGACCTGCTCCTCAGCGGCTTTCATGTCCGGATGATCGCTTCCCAATCCAGAGAGTTTGAGGGCTTCCAAATCCCTCTGCGCTTCCATGTATTTCGGATAGTCCGATTTGATCGCATTATCCGGCAGATCCAGTCCTGCCGCAGTCACCATGAGCTGGTCGGAATCGATTCTCCGGAGACTGTCGATCTGCGACTCCAGTTGCATCTTGTCCTTCCGAACCTGATTGTAGGTCTCCAGCGCGTCTCTGGCACTTTTTTCCTCCGCCTCACCAGTGCCATAGTAGGAATCCTGGCCACGGTAGATGATTCCCTTGGTCTTTGAAATGGTGGCCAGGAGCTTGCGGTTGTCCTCCACCACGTCTTCCTGGTCGCGGATGGCCTTGGTCAGCGCGGCCATTTCCTTCTCCGCCTCACGTGCTGCCTTTTCCGCACGATCGGACTGGTAAGCGCGCGCCACTGCCGACTCATGCTTCCATGGCTCCAGACGGATGACGAACAGCGAGATCGCGACGCAGGCGGCGATGGCGGACAACACCCGGAGACCGTTGCGTCTGACGCGCCCCGCTTCCGGCGATGAGGCGGCGGGCGGGATTTTCTCCTCGCCGAAGATATCATCAAGAATCCTGCGCTTCTCCTCCGGAAGTTTCCAAGAGAGATCAGGCTCGGAGGCTTCCGACTCGGTGAGCAAGCCGTGAAGCTCGCGCATGCGGCGGCGGAAAACCAGCAGTTCGGGGCGTTCCTCGCAGAGACGCTCGAGTTCGGCGGCCTCGAAGGCCGAGGCCTCACCCAGCACCCAGGAGACGATGCGGGCTTCGACGGATCCGTCGTTCCCTGCATCGGGTGGGGTTGGAGGTTCTTCATTCATGGTGATTGGAAATTTGGAAGTTTGTGATTTTGAAAGGATCAGCCGTCGATGGTCTCGACGCCGAGGCGGCGGAGGGAATCGGCAAGATTTTTCAAGGCGTGGTGGAGCTTGTAGCCGACGTTGCTGACACTGAGGCCGGTGCGTTGGCTGATCTGGTCATATTTCAGACCTTCGTGGTATTTGAGCGAGATCAGATTGCGGTCGTCTTCATGGAGTTCCGCGACGAGGAGCTGGAGGGTGCCGATGGCTTCGAGTTTTCCGAGAGTCTGTTCCGGACCCGGGGAGGTGCTTTGGAGTTCGTGGTCTTCGGAAATGGGAATTTCGCGTTTGTGATCCCGGATATGGCTGAGGGCGAGGTTTCTGACACAGCGGAACAACCATGCCCTCGGGTGGGTCACTTCGTCCCAATGGGCGTGGAGTTTTACAAACGCATCCTGAACGAGGTCTTCCGCCGTTTCCCGCTGTCCCACGAGACCGTAGGCAAAACGGAGCAACGGCGACTCCTCCGTCGCGAAAACCTCGCGTATCGTCGGCCGGATCTCCGCGGGTGGGTCCGGCTGTCGGAAGGAAACCACCGGGGCGCACCCGATATCGGCCTCAGGACAGGCGTTGGCGGCGAGGGTTTCCATGAATCGTTGGAGGCGGGGTCATGCTTTCATGTATCAAGACACGGATGTCGGGAAATCCTTAGAAAATTTCCATCAATTTCCCGAAATGAATTTCCGCCGCCGTTTGGCTTGTCATGAATTGGCGCGGCACACAGCCTCGCCGCTCATGAAACGAGTGATCATCCACACCGACGGCGGCTGCAAGGGAAACCCGGGGCCCGGCGGATACGGCGTGGTGCTGGTGTGCGGGAAACACCGCAAGGAGATGTCCGCCGGCTACCGCCTGACCACCAACAACCGGATGGAGCTGCGCGCGGCCATCGTGGCGCTGCAATGCCTGAGCGAGCCCTGCGAGGTGGAGCTGCACTCCGACTCCAAATATGTGATCGACGCGATGTCGAAGAAATGGATCGCCGGCTGGCAGAAACGCGGCTGGGTGAAGGCGGACAAGCAACCGGTGAAAAACCAGGACCTGTGGCAGATGCTGGTTGCCGCCGCCGCACCACACAAGATGGACTGGCGCTGGGTGAAGGGGCACGCGGGCCATAAGGAAAACGAGCGGTGCGACGAGCTTGGCAATATCGCGGTGGCGGGCAGGAACCTGCTGGAGGATGTGGGATTCGAAACCGCCCGTGGCTAGATGGAGCAGGCAGGCAAATCACGCTGGGTGGCGAGATGCGGGATTTTCGGCGACGTGCCGACCCGCCTGATGCTGCACACCCTGCGGGTGTTGCCGTGGTTTTTGGAACCCGTCCTCATCGCCTTCTGGACATCTGTTTTTTTCGGCGTCGCCAAGGATCAGAGGCGGGCGGTGGCGGGAAACCTGCGGGCGTTGTTTCCCCAATGGAGCGGGATGCGGGCGACAGCAGGGGCGTGGCAGGTGTTCTGGAATTTCGCCCTGACCTACGTGGACGCCCAGCGCTGCGAAACAGGCACCGGTGCCGTCGACTGGGTCGTGGACGGGCTTGCCTCGCTGGAGGATCTGGCGAAGCGGGAGGAAGGTTGCATCATTCTCACGGCACACATGGGGAATTACGACCTCGCCGCTCCGATGTTCGCCTCACGCTTCAACCGCACGCTCTACACGGTGCGCGCTCCGGAGCGGGAACCGGAAACACAGATGCTGCGCGAGACGGAAATCCGCCGCCGGGAGGCGCTGACCCCGAACTTCCGCACGCTTTACAATCAGGAAGGCAATTTGCTCGGCATCGAGCTTTCCCGATTGCTGGGCGAGGGAAACGTTGTGGCGGTGCAGGGAGACCGGGTGATCTTCGATGTCTCGCCGATGGTGGTGGAGGTGGAGTCCGGACTGACCATGCGTCTGCCGAAGGGACCGCTTTTCCTCGCCAGGGCCACGGGCGCGCCTTGTTTCCCGCTTTTCATCGTCCGCGATGGCTGGCGGCGTTACCGGGTCATCGTGCTGCCTGAAATGGAGCTGCCGCCGAGGAAACGCGGGGACGACGACGAAGCGGCGAAAGTCTGGGCGGGAACGATTCTCAACATCGTGCGCCGGCATTGGCGGCAGTGGTATGTCTTCGAACCACTTCTCGAAAAGAGAGCCCCGCACGTTGACCGGCCAGTCTGACCAATGGCCGGAAACACTTCCGTTCAACCTCACATCTTCCCTTCCATCATTGTGAATTTCGAGTATAAGGGGAGCATGAATTTGAGAATCATCGCTCTCGGCCTCACCATGGCCCTTGCCGGCGCGCACCCGCTGATGGCGCAAAAATCCGTGCCGCCACCGACCGCTCCACGGCTGCCGATGGCTACGGTGTTCCAAGGGGAATCAAAATTTCACGCGATCGTCGCCAAGGCGGAACGGGAAAACTGGAGACAGCTCCCGATCGGGGAGAGAACGATCCGCGTGGCACGGGAAATGGTCGGCACCCCGTATGTGAACTATTCGCTGGAAGTGGACGACCGCATCGAATCTCCGGTGGTGAATCTCAGGGCCATGGACTGCTGGACCTATTACGAGAACGCACTCGCGCTCGCCCGGATGCTGCGTTACAAGCCGGCTCCCTACAAGCCGGAGGACATGCTGCACATGGTGGAGATCGAACGCTACCGCAACGGCGTGTGTACCGGCAACTACCTCAGCCGCATGCACCACCTTGAGGAGGTTTTCTACGACAACCAGCGCCGCGGCTATGCCTCGAACATCACCTCCCGCATCCCCGGTGCCGTGCGCATGCGCCGGGAGATCCGTGAGATGACCGTGCAGTGGAAGGCCTACCGCTACCTGCGCTCCAACCCGGCATTGATCGAACCGATGGGAAAAATCGAGGCACAGGTCTCCAACCTGCCGGTCTATCAGGTGCCGAAAACCAAGGTCCGCGACGCGGAAAAATACCTGCGGAACGGCGACATCTGCGCCATCACCACCAATGGTCCGGGCGGCTATACCTCCCATGTCGGGCTGATCGTCCGGATGAAGGACCGCGCGTATTTCACCCATGCCACCTCGGATCGCGACAAGGGCCGCATGGTGATCATCGACAGGCCCATCGCCGACTACGTGAACGCAGCCTCCAAACACGCCGGAATCATCATCTGCAGGCCGGACGACGTGCCGCCATCCGCTCTCTGGCAGAATGGCATGGCCAGGCAGTGAACCCTGCCCACACCCAACTCACGGGAAGACGTTCTTGTGCCGCACGGAGTCGAGATACTTCACCGCCGCTTCGGTCCGCGAGCGGACATGGAGTTTTTCATAAATATTCTTCAAATGCCCTCGCACGGTTTCCGTGCTGATCCCGAGGCGGTCGGCGATCTCCTTGTTGGCCAGCCCTTCGGCGATGAGTTGGGCGACCGAGGTTTCACGCTGTGAGAGATGGACGGTCTCCTGGTCTTCCTGGGCCTTCGCAGGTCCCTGGTGAAAGGCCTCCACCACCCGCCGGGCGATCTCCGCGCTCATAGGGGCGCCGCCGGAATGCACATCGAGGATGGCCTGGCGGACATCCGCCGCCCGTGACCGCTTGATCAGATAACCGCAGGCCCCCGCCTTGAGCGCGTCGAAGATCTTCTCATGTTCCCGATGGACGGTGACGATGATCACCTGGATTTCCGGCAGGTGGCGTTTGAGCAGCGCGGTCGCCTCGATGCCGGACATGCCGGGGAGATTGATATCCATCAGAACGATGGAGGGGCGGAAGGCATCGATTTTTTTCAATCCTTCCTCGGCGGATCCCCATACGCCGATGCAACGCGCGTCGGGAATGGACTCGACCACCCGTTGCAGGCTCTCGCCAAGAGCCTCATTGTCTTCGACGATGGCGACTTCGATGGATTTCTGGTTTTCCGGCAGCATGGGGTGGTGAAAAAGTTAGTCAGTGTGGGATTGGGGCGCAAGCATGGGAACGAGGAATCGGACGACCGTGCCCCCCTCCGCACGCAGCGAGACCTTCGACCGCCCGCCGCAGGCCTGCATGCGGACTTCGAAATTCTTCAGACCATTGCCGCGGGAAAGCGCGTAGTCGTCCACCCCCTTGCCATCGTCTTCCACGCTGATGTTGAGAGTGCCGCCGATGACCGACACGTTCAGCCAGGCGGATTTCGCTTCCGAATGCTTGACGATGTTGTTGAACGCCTCCCTCACTGCCAGGAAAACCGAGTGCCGGATGTTCGCATCCAGCGGAACGTCCGGCATCCCGCTGGCGATGTTGATACGGAGCGTGATCCCCGCCCGGTCGAGAAACTCGGTGGCGAAGCTCGCGAGATAGTCCAGCAACGAGCCCAGGGTGTCCTCGCGCGGGTTCACCGCCCAGACGATTTCGTCGAGGGTGAGACCGAGCATGCGGGCCTTGTTGGAAAGTTCGTCGAGGTGTTTTTGGAAAGCGCTGCCAGCCGCCTGCTCTGCTCCGAGATCCGCGAGCAGGGCGATCTCGGTGAGCGAGGCTCCAAGGTCGTCATGCAGGTCCCGGGCGATCCGGGCACGTTCCACTTCCCGGGTGTTGCGGATTTTCAAAAGTGAAATGCGCCTCTTCAGCCGGCTCCGGGCGGTGAGCCAACCCACGCCACCCGCAACAAGAATGACAAGCAGGGTCGCCTGCGCGAAGAACCAGCTCGTTTCCCAAAAATGAGGCTCCACCACCACCTGGATCACGGCGGGAGTCGGACTCAGCAGGCCGTCTCCGTTCATCGCGACGACTTCGAACCGGTAGTTGCCGGGAGGGACCGACTCATAGGTGCTGACCCGCTGCGGGCCGACCTCGCGCCAGTTTTTTTCCAGCCCCACAAGACGCGTGCGGTAGTTCACCTTTTCCGGAGAACTGAAATTCAGTCCATGATAGGAGAACTCCAGCCGCATCCTACCGGGGCCCAGGACGATTTTTTGCTTCGACAGATCCTGCTGGGCTCCGTTCGCAATAACCTTCCGCAGAAACACCGTCGGTGGGGTGCGGTTCACCATTGTCTGATTCGGATCGATCCTGACCACCCCGAGGCTGGTGGGAAACCAGATCGCCCCATCGCTGAACCGCCAACCCGCGGGATGATGGCCACCGACGCACTCGCGGGTGGGCAGACCGTCCGAGCGGTCCATGCGCAGCCAGTGGATCGGCGAGTTCGACTGCTTGGCGCGGCCCAGGAGATCCGCCCGGCTGGCCCGGATGATGCCACCGGTGGAACCGAACCAGAGGTGGCCCGACTGGTCGTCGATCACATGCGTCAGGCGCAGGTCGGGCAATCCTTGGGAGCGGTCGAACCGATGCCAGCCGACGCCATCATAGAGGAACAATCCCGCTCCCAATGTCGCGACCCACACCTGATCCGCACTGGTCACGAGAATGCTGGAGACGCGGCTGTAAGACAGGTCCGCGGGCTCGCCGATCGTTTCCAGCCGTCCGTCGGCATCGCGCAGCACGAATCCCTGGGCGGTGCCGAGCCACAGCTCGTCTGAAGCCCCGCCCGTCATCACCGTCACCTCGCCACCGGGGAAACCGGCTTCCGTCCTGACCTCCGTGACCCGCCTGCCCGAAGAACGTTTCAATCCCAGCTGTCCTCCGAACCACAGCGTACCGCGACGGTCGTGGTAAATCGCGTTCACCTTGTTCAAGCCGCCTTCGCCGGGGTATTGTTCGACAAACGCCGTATCCTTCCAACGGAAGACCGGACCATCCGTGGAGGCCGCCCAAAGCCGGCCGTCGCGGTCCTCATAAAGCGCGGACACCTGTCCGGTGCCGGACGATCCGTTCAAATCATAGTGCTCGATCGAGCTGGCGGCGATGCGATCCACCCCTCCGCGCCGGTTTCCCAGCCACACCTTCCCCCGGCTATCCTCGATGACCGCCAGCACCGCTCCCTCGCTGAGCCCTGCCGCGGCGTTCACCACCTCGACCCGATCCTCGCGGAAAAGTCCCAGACCGTTCAATGCCGTGGCGACCCAGATGTTGCCCTCGCGATCTTCCAGCATCTCCGTGACATGGGAATCCGCCCTCCCCTTGGGCATGGAGATCCGGATGAACCCTTCCGGCGAGGTGACGGCGAGTTCTCCGGTCGGGGAGACGGACCACACCGACTGGCTGCGGTCGACCAGCTTGCCCGGCATGCCGTCCGGCCCGATGCGGCCGTTGTTGGCACGCTGCCGCAGATCTTCATCCAGCAGCTCGATCACGTCCGCAGGCGGGGAATCCAACTTCTTCGACCGGCTTCCAAGGACCAGCCAGATCTCCCCACCCTTCCTCACATAGACTCCACCCGAGGGTGCGTCCACCACCTGGGTCACCGGAGCGCTGTTGACGGGTTCCTTGCCGCCTGGCGGTGGGTTTCCCGCATCCTCCGGCTTCTCCTTATCCTCGGGAGCATCCGGCCAGACGATGAGGTCGGCCCCCTTTCCCATTTTCACAAGCCCGCCGCGCGAGCTCGCAAACCAGACGACATCACCCGCCGTGGCGAACAACCGGCAGTCCTCCGAGCCAATGTAAGGAAATCCGGCAACCTGCTCGATCCGCTCGAACTCCATACCGTCGAAGCGCACGATGCATTCCGCGGTGGCGATCCACAGGTAACCATCCTCCGACTGCACGAGGGAGCGCACGAGATTGACAGGCAGACCATCCTCGGACTGCCAACTGCGGAACGAATACTGCCCCTGGGCATGGACCACCCGGAGGCTCAGGAGAAAGAAGGCGGACAGTATCAGGCACCGCACCCATGCTCGGTCAAGCGGGGCACGTTTCATGATCCCTTTTCCCTCAGTCGCCATTGTTGGTTGATCCGGTGGTCACAAGGGCGATTTGGTTGGAGCCGTTGTGGTGATAGTCGATATGATAACCTTTCGGCAGGCCATCGGCAGCAGTAAATCGACCTTCCAGCATGCCGTAGCTGGCAATGACCATCACCGGGCTGGCTGGTTGATCACCGGGAAGCCTCAGCAGGAACTTCGCCGAGCTGAGATCCAGTGTTCCGGCCACCGAGATGGCACCACCTCCGGCTCCCGAAACCTCGATGCGAAGCGTTCCACGGATGTCCGCATCGCCACGGATGGTAAGTGTCGCGCCCGGATCCGGCGCCACCGTGCTGCCAGGTTCGGCGCTGAGCATGCTCCCGATGGCCCCACCGCCCTCCAAGAGGGTTCCCCCTTCAAGTTTCACCGCTCCCAGGACGCTGCCTTCCAAGCGGAGCCCGCCTTGCTTCACCGAGGTGACACCCGTGTAAGTGTTGTCCCCGGCAAGGGTGAGTTTCCCATCTCCCAACTTGACGAGGCCACCGCTGCCGCTCGGTGTGAGCACCGGCGTGCCAAGCTTCAAGCCTCCTCCTGATCCGCCACCGATGACGCTGACTCCTGGCGGGTTGAGGAAATCATAACCCGCATTGGTGAGGAGGATGCTTTTCACCGATCCATTCTCCAGCTCCGCCAGGGCGGTCGCTCCACTCCCGGCTCCCCCCGAAATTTCGATCCACGGCGGCCCCACGTAACCCGAGCCATTGTCGAGGATGGGGATGCTCAAAATACCATTTCCCCGCGGCGCGGTAAGCGACTGGCCGATCTTCACATCGAAGCCGTTCGTGTCGATACGGGCTCCGCCTTCCCTGACATGTACATAGTCGAGCCCGTCGAAGAAGGCCGCGCTGTGATTTCCCGCCCTCAGGGTGCCTCCGTCGAAATTCAACCGCCCGATGGCCTCCGTCTGGTTGAACTGGGTGATCGAGTCCACCGTCAGGCTGCCCCCCGTGAGGAGATTGACCGTTCCTTCGCCGGGTTTGCTGATGGTTCCGGAGCCGATGATCATCCTGTTGGCGCAGACCACACTGCCTTCCTTGCGGATGTTCAGCACACCGATCCCCTCCTCGCCGACGAGCAGGAGCTTGTCATCCCCGGTGGTGGAAACACGGCCGGATCTCACATCCAGCAAACCGCGGCTCGCATGTTGATGTTCGTCTTCATAGCGTCCCAGGCTGAGAAAGCCCGCGATGCTCATTTCACCGCCGTCCACCTCCATGATCCCCGTGCCATGGGCTCCTATCTGGAAATTCCATTCATCGACCACCTTCCCACCCGTCATGCGCCATGCCCCCCATACCTGCCACGCGTCCGGAATATATCCACCGATGATGGAGTCACCCCCGCCGGTTTTCTCCAATGATCCGCCCGTCTGGAGCACCACGCCGGAGGTGTTCCGGTCTTTTCCGACAAACACCTCCTTGCAGCGGATCGTGCCGCCATCGAAGTGGAAAACGCTCTGTCCGCCGCCGGTATCGCCGATGTTGAGATGCCCCCTTCCCTCAATGCTGACGGTTGCTGCATCCCTGAGCCTCAGGATTCCGCCATTTTCCACACCTGCGGACAGGAATTCGGTCACCTGTGTCCTGCTCGCCCCATGGAGGATGAGTTCGCTATCGGTTTGCAGGGAGTTCGCACCATTGATTTCCCCGTCGTTGATGAAAGTCCCCGAGCCGTCACACAACTCGATGACGCCGGTGTTCGACATCACCCCGTTTTTCGAAACGGTCAGGGTGCCCATTCCCTGATGCACAATCCTCCCGCTGCCCGTATAGTTGCCCGCGAGGACGATGTCGTCGCTGCGGTTGAAAACAAGCCGCCCCGGATCGGTAATGGTGAAAAGCTTGCCGCCGAGCATGCCGCTCTTCCCGGCATCTCCAAGCACCAGCGCACCGGCGACGATCCTCACCTCGCCCGTATGGGCTTGACCGTCACCGGTCAGGATCACCGTCCCGCTGCCCCCCTTGATGAAGGATCCCTCACCTTGGATCCCGCCGCCGAGCAGCAACGGGTTGGTGGATTGGTTTGTCACCTCGGTATTGGACAGCAGCCTGACGGGAGAATAAATCAGGTTGCCGGGACTTCCCTGGAGCTGGGTGATGGATGCCGGAATGCCGTTGCCGGAATTCATGGTCAAAGCCCCGGCCCCTTTCGCCCGCAGGGTGAAGGCCCCACCCCGGTTGCGGGTGCCCAGATTGAGGGATCCCAGTGTGACGGGTGTGGAAAGCTCGATTTCCTGGTCGCCCGCCAGAGCGCTGGCGAAAGTGGCGATGTTTCCCGGGCCATCCGGATGCGGGCCGTTCGCCCCCGTCTGCCAGTGGTCGGAACCCGCGCTGTTCGCATAGGTATGGACACCCGGCGCCTCCAGGGCCCAGTTCATCGCCACCACTTCGCCACCCAGGTTCAGCTTGTCCGGACCGGCCAGGAAATTCCCGTAAATCTCCCCCTCGCTCAGGGTGTGGTTGTAAATGCGGAATTCGTCGAAGCGGCCACGAAAATTGTTGTCCGAGGAGAATTCGGACCGCCCCAGCCAGACATTCAGGTCATGGATGGTGGTGGGTCCCTCGTTGTCCGCGATGACCTCCATGAGGATCCCGTTGCGATACCAGCGCCACTCCTTCAGTTCCTTGTCGTAGATGATGACCTGATGGAACTCCACTCCGTAGTCCGAGTCCGGGTAGTCGGCGGGATTCCGGTCAGGACCGCCGTTCGGATAGGTGCCGTACGACCGTGCGAAGCGGTTCACCTGGGTGGCCCCCACATTTCCGAAAAGCGTCAGGGTTTCCGTACCGGTGAACACCCCGCCCGGCCCGTAGATTTCCCCCACGCTGTTCGTGCCGATGGACAGGATGCGGCACCAGTCCTGTGCGGCGTCCTGCGTGCCCCAGAACTCGATGCTGAGGCTCTCACGCGAGGAAATGATCCCGTTCGGAAGATCGATATAGGCTTCCGTGGCGGAGGAACCGCCGGGCAACCGGATTTCCCGACCGTTGAATTCCGCATCTTCCCCACGAATCACCGCGGAGAGTCCGCCGATGCTGTCCACCACGGCGGTGCCGTTCGGAGCCGGTCCGGCAGGTGCGTTGAAAGAGAAGCGGTGCATCGGCGACTGCTGGAGCGGCTTGGCCACCAGGCCGGGAAATCCCTGGTGCTCGGCGGCGAAATTCTGCTTCACCTGCACCGCGTCCAGCGCACCGGAATGAATGCGAAGCTTCGCCAGCGCACCGGAAAAATGGGTGAACTGCCCCTCGGGTTTCATGTCTCCCGACAGTTCCACCCCGAGATGGATCGGCAGCATGTCGTGGGCGTCGAGCTTGCTGACGGTCTTGGTATTGTCGAGTTTCCCATCAACATACACCGCTTGGGAGACCCCGTCGTAAGTATAGACGAGGTGATGCCACATCCCGGGCGGCGGCAGATCTTCAAACGCCGACTCGCAGGCTCCCCAGCGGGCGATGGCCCCGAAATCCGGGTCCGCGCCATAGCGGAATCCGGCGAAGGTGAGGTCCGGCCCCTGCCTTTTCCCCCAGGAAACAACCGACTCCTGGTCC is from Luteolibacter yonseiensis and encodes:
- a CDS encoding sensor histidine kinase, with product MKRAPLDRAWVRCLILSAFFLLSLRVVHAQGQYSFRSWQSEDGLPVNLVRSLVQSEDGYLWIATAECIVRFDGMEFERIEQVAGFPYIGSEDCRLFATAGDVVWFASSRGGLVKMGKGADLIVWPDAPEDKEKPEDAGNPPPGGKEPVNSAPVTQVVDAPSGGVYVRKGGEIWLVLGSRSKKLDSPPADVIELLDEDLRQRANNGRIGPDGMPGKLVDRSQSVWSVSPTGELAVTSPEGFIRISMPKGRADSHVTEMLEDREGNIWVATALNGLGLFREDRVEVVNAAAGLSEGAVLAVIEDSRGKVWLGNRRGGVDRIAASSIEHYDLNGSSGTGQVSALYEDRDGRLWAASTDGPVFRWKDTAFVEQYPGEGGLNKVNAIYHDRRGTLWFGGQLGLKRSSGRRVTEVRTEAGFPGGEVTVMTGGASDELWLGTAQGFVLRDADGRLETIGEPADLSYSRVSSILVTSADQVWVATLGAGLFLYDGVGWHRFDRSQGLPDLRLTHVIDDQSGHLWFGSTGGIIRASRADLLGRAKQSNSPIHWLRMDRSDGLPTRECVGGHHPAGWRFSDGAIWFPTSLGVVRIDPNQTMVNRTPPTVFLRKVIANGAQQDLSKQKIVLGPGRMRLEFSYHGLNFSSPEKVNYRTRLVGLEKNWREVGPQRVSTYESVPPGNYRFEVVAMNGDGLLSPTPAVIQVVVEPHFWETSWFFAQATLLVILVAGGVGWLTARSRLKRRISLLKIRNTREVERARIARDLHDDLGASLTEIALLADLGAEQAAGSAFQKHLDELSNKARMLGLTLDEIVWAVNPREDTLGSLLDYLASFATEFLDRAGITLRINIASGMPDVPLDANIRHSVFLAVREAFNNIVKHSEAKSAWLNVSVIGGTLNISVEDDGKGVDDYALSRGNGLKNFEVRMQACGGRSKVSLRAEGGTVVRFLVPMLAPQSHTD
- a CDS encoding LamG-like jellyroll fold domain-containing protein codes for the protein MSPNRLRTSLCLSAAWFACGTLCAAAAEVAGTLLVELDAADFRTGAVKWPQHSQSTGIPGDFVAKGSPTVQTVAGATAVVFDGDGDYFVGPMTTAALHAVGARHSVEIWVFQGNIRDQESVVSWGKRQGPDLTFAGFRYGADPDFGAIARWGACESAFEDLPPPGMWHHLVYTYDGVSQAVYVDGKLDNTKTVSKLDAHDMLPIHLGVELSGDMKPEGQFTHFSGALAKLRIHSGALDAVQVKQNFAAEHQGFPGLVAKPLQQSPMHRFSFNAPAGPAPNGTAVVDSIGGLSAVIRGEDAEFNGREIRLPGGSSATEAYIDLPNGIISSRESLSIEFWGTQDAAQDWCRILSIGTNSVGEIYGPGGVFTGTETLTLFGNVGATQVNRFARSYGTYPNGGPDRNPADYPDSDYGVEFHQVIIYDKELKEWRWYRNGILMEVIADNEGPTTIHDLNVWLGRSEFSSDNNFRGRFDEFRIYNHTLSEGEIYGNFLAGPDKLNLGGEVVAMNWALEAPGVHTYANSAGSDHWQTGANGPHPDGPGNIATFASALAGDQEIELSTPVTLGSLNLGTRNRGGAFTLRAKGAGALTMNSGNGIPASITQLQGSPGNLIYSPVRLLSNTEVTNQSTNPLLLGGGIQGEGSFIKGGSGTVILTGDGQAHTGEVRIVAGALVLGDAGKSGMLGGKLFTITDPGRLVFNRSDDIVLAGNYTGSGRIVHQGMGTLTVSKNGVMSNTGVIELCDGSGTFINDGEINGANSLQTDSELILHGASRTQVTEFLSAGVENGGILRLRDAATVSIEGRGHLNIGDTGGGQSVFHFDGGTIRCKEVFVGKDRNTSGVVLQTGGSLEKTGGGDSIIGGYIPDAWQVWGAWRMTGGKVVDEWNFQIGAHGTGIMEVDGGEMSIAGFLSLGRYEDEHQHASRGLLDVRSGRVSTTGDDKLLLVGEEGIGVLNIRKEGSVVCANRMIIGSGTISKPGEGTVNLLTGGSLTVDSITQFNQTEAIGRLNFDGGTLRAGNHSAAFFDGLDYVHVREGGARIDTNGFDVKIGQSLTAPRGNGILSIPILDNGSGYVGPPWIEISGGAGSGATALAELENGSVKSILLTNAGYDFLNPPGVSVIGGGSGGGLKLGTPVLTPSGSGGLVKLGDGKLTLAGDNTYTGVTSVKQGGLRLEGSVLGAVKLEGGTLLEGGGAIGSMLSAEPGSTVAPDPGATLTIRGDADIRGTLRIEVSGAGGGAISVAGTLDLSSAKFLLRLPGDQPASPVMVIASYGMLEGRFTAADGLPKGYHIDYHHNGSNQIALVTTGSTNNGD